The segment TGCTCCAGTAGGTTTATTTGGATTATTTCGTGTTAAACATTATCTAGAGGATATATTAGGCTGTTCAGTTGACTTAGGAACTGTTCAAGCCTTAAAAGAGCATTTAAGAGAGACCGTCCTTAAGGAGTCCATTCATGTCATCTAGAGGTTATATTGAAAGAATAAAAGATATCTTAGAAGCTATTAAAAGCATTCAAAATAGAACAAAAAATCTAAACTTTAATTCCTTTAAAACTAACGAAACAATTATTAAAGCAGTTCTTTATGATTTAATCATTATAGGCGAAGCAGCAACTAATATTTCTGATGAAACAAAGCAACTCTCTCCAAAAATTCCTTGGCAATTAATGAGTGACATGAGAAATTTACTAGCTCATGAATATCTCCGAGTTGATGTCCAAATTGTGTGGGATACTATTGATAATAACCTTACCGAATTAATAGAACCCTTAGAGAACTTATTAGAAGCGAGACAGTTAGGATATACCAAAGCGATCGCATCCTATGACAAAGCATTAGAAATTAATCCTAATGATGCCAATACTTACTATAATAAAGCTTGTACTTATAGCTTACAAAATAATCTAGAATTAGCCATCCAAAACCTACAACAAGCGATTAACTTAGATGAACAATACAGAGAAATGGCAAAAACTGATCAAGACTTTGATAACATTCGAGATCATGAACAGTTTCAGAATTTGGTAAAATTATCTAAACATGATACCAAATCCGGTTTAGAAAATAGAGTAAGAGACTAATTATATTGCCCATTTCCTATTCCCCATTGCCCATTACCAATCTTCACCTAACACAGATTAATGATTTTATGGTAACTAATTATTCAAATCAGGCAGCTATCTATCAACGCTTACAGGTTAACCCAGACCAATTAAACCGTTTTTGTCAGCAGCATTTAATCGCTGAATTGTCCGTTTTTGGCTCAATTTTAAGGGATGATTTCTCCCCCAGTAGTGATGTGGATTTACTCATTACCTATCTTCCCTCAGCCCCTAGAGGGTTATTAGAAAAAATTTACCTGAAAGAACAGCTAGAAACCCTCTTTCATCGTCCCGTCGATTTAATTAGTAAACCTAGTCTTGAAAAAAGCCATAACTGGATTAAACGTCAATCCATTCTTGATTCAGCCGAGGTTATTTATAGTGCATGATTTAGCCGTCTTACTCGATATTTATCACGCCATTACTTTGATTTTCCAATACAGCCATAATGTCAGCTATCAAGAGTTAGAAGCTAATCAGGAAAAACAAGACGCTATCTTAAGAAGAATTACCATTATTGGCGAAGCTACTAAAAGATTGTCCCCAGAGTTTAGACAAGAACATCCGTCCATTCCTTGGAAAGAAATTGCCGGAATGAGAGACATTATTAGTCATAAATATGATGAAGTTGATTTAGCAGAAGTTTGGACAGTTATTCAAATAAATCTACCCACTTTACATAATTATATCGTTACCCTTTTACCCGAAAAGAATGGATAAAAATGCTACATAAGGCTTGTAGTAGGGGGTTTATCTATTGGAGCATAAACTGTTGTAAAAACCTGCCCCTACGGACTCCATCATTTATAGCAAACCTAGAATATAATAAATACTACTTAGTTGATTATAACCGATAATTATCAAGGTTGGAATAACCGAGGGATTAGTTTAATAATATGGTTGCAGCAACTTACAAATGGTCGATCGATAAATGGCACGAACTGGTGGACTCTGGAGTGCTAGAAGGGCAAAAGGTGGAGTTATTGGAAGGAGATATCGTTGAGATGAGTCCAGAGGGTATTGAGCATAGCTTTACTAACGAGAGTATCGTTATTTATCTGCGAAACAAACTATCTGGATTAGCTCATGTTAGAGAAGGCCATCCTATCACTTTAGACAATTCTGAACCCGAACCCGATATTGCTATTGTTCGCTTGCCTTTAGCTAATTATCGTACCCATCATCCCTATGCAGAAGATATTTATTGGTTAATTGAGGTATCCCAGCGAACACTCAAGAAAGACTTAGAAGAGAAAGTTATGACTTATGCGCGTAATGGGATCTCTGAATATTGGGTAATTGACCTAAAAAATAAGAAGTTAATTATTCATACTCAACCGAGTCAAGATAAATACTTGCAAATCGTTGAATATCAATCGGGAATAGTCAAACCTCAAGCCTTTGCTAATATCGAGATTGCGATCGATAATTTATTGTTGTATTAAGTCGTTTTTTTTGTACACACTGTTCTATCTTAAAACGACAATCTGACAAAAATTATAAATTTTGTTCTTTATGCCTCCAGATCAGTCACCATAGAAGAAAGCAATTATAGTCTAGTCCAAGATGTTACAACACGATGTCATTATTATTGGTGGTGGGTTAGCTGGATGTCGCGCCGCCTTAGAAATTAAACGCCTCACCCCTACCGTGGATGTAGCCGTTGTCGCCAAAACCCACCCCATCCGTTCCCATTCCGTCGCCGCCCAAGGAGGGATCGCAGCGAGTTTAAAAAACGTTGATCCTAATGATAGTTGGGAAGCCCACGCTTTTGATACCGTCAAGGGTTCAGACTACCTAGCCGACCAAGATGCCGTCGCCTTGTTAACTCAAGAAGCCCCCAATGAGATCATTGATTTAGAGCATTTAGGGGTGTTATTTTCGCGTTTAGACGATGGTAGAATCGCTCAAAGAGCCTTTGGTGGTCATACCCACAACCGTACCTGCTACGCCGCCGATAAAACCGGCCACGCCATTCTCCACGAATTAGTCAACAACCTACGACGGAACGGCGTGACTATCTACGACGAATGGTACGTCATGCAACTGATCCTCGAAGACGGGGACGCAAAAGGCATCGTCATGTACCATATTGCCGATGGTTATTTGGAAATTGTCCAAACCAAAGTCGTTATGTTCGCCACAGGAGGCTATGGGCGGGTTTTCAACACTACGTCTAATGATTATGCCTCTACGGGGGACGGCTTAGCCATGTCTGCGATCGCGGGTATTCCCTTGGAAGATATGGAATTTGTGCAGTTTCATCCCACTGGATTATACCCTGTTGGGGTCTTAATTTCTGAAGCCGTACGGGGAGAAGGAGCCTATCTCATTAATAGCCAAGGACGGCGGTTTATGGAAGATTACGCCCCCTCACGCATGGAATTAGCCCCCCGTGATATTACTTCCCGCGCTATTACCCGCGAAATTCGTGCCGGACGGGGAGTATATCCCGATGGTCGTCCAGGGGGTCCCTGTGTCTATCTCGACTTGCGTCACATGGGTAAAGACATGATCCTCAGTCGCGTTCCCTTCTGTTGGGAGGAAGCTAACCGACTGGTGGGAGTGGATGCTATTTATGAACCGATGCCTGTGCGTCCTACTGCCCATTATTGCATGGGAGGGATTCCTGTTAATACTGAAGGACGGGTTCGCTTGAGTGGAACGCAGTTGGCAGAGGGGTTCTTTGCGGCCGGGGAATGTGCCTGTGTGTCGGTTCATGGGGCTAACCGTTTAGGCAGTAATTCTTTGCTGGAATGTGTCGTTTATGGGCGAATTACGGGGCGCAATATCGCTGAATATGTCCAGGGTCGAAAGTTTTCTGACTTTGATGTTCAGGGCTATTTAAACGCGGCTAAAAGTCGTATTGAAACCCTTTTGAGTAAAAAAGGAACAGTTCGCATCGGGGCATTACGGCAGGAATTTCAAGACTGTATGAGTGACCATTGTGGGGTGTTTCGGACTCAAGAGGGAATGCAAGAAGGACTCAACAAAATTGAAGCTTTTAAACAACAATACGAGGAGGTTTATTTAGACGATCAAGATACTTGTTGGAATACCGAATTAATTGAGGCAATGGAATTACAAAGTATTATGGCAGTGGGGGAAATTATTCTCACTTCTGCTTTAAACCGTCGAGAAAGTCGCGGGGCTCATTCGCGGGAAGATTATACCCAACGCGATGATCCCAACTTTCTTAAGCATACGTTAGCCTATTATTCCCCCGCAGGAATTGATGTTCAATATATGCCTGTGGTGATTAATATGTTTGAACCGAAAGAACGCAAATATTAATCATTCGGGTGGGTATTGCCCACCTTCTAGAGAGGAATATAGTAGGATGCGTTAGCTAACGCATCCTAGTTTTTAAAAATTAAGCTTGGTTTTTAAAAACTTTCTTGGGGTTTTAATTTTAAGCAACTTAGCATTTCCGCCGAGAAGCCCCGCACCGTACCTACGGATCGGTGTCGGGATGATAGGCGGGTCAATTGAGGGGACGGGGCTTATAAAGTCCGCCCACAGGTGGCGGACTTTATAAGCCCCTCTTCGATGCCCCGAAAATTGACAAATGAACTTTTTTTTGTGTTAAGATAGTTTATAGCAAATTCAATTCACTCTAAGTATGTTAAAAGTCGTCAAAGTTCGGCTATACCCAAATACAGAGCAACAGCAGTTACTAGAACAAAGTTTTGGTAATGTTCGTTGGCTG is part of the Rippkaea orientalis PCC 8801 genome and harbors:
- a CDS encoding nucleotidyltransferase family protein, which produces MNKDTVINIVKIHQETLKTLGVQSLKLFGSVARNEATETSDVDFLVEFNAPVGLFGLFRVKHYLEDILGCSVDLGTVQALKEHLRETVLKESIHVI
- a CDS encoding TPR end-of-group domain-containing protein — protein: MSSRGYIERIKDILEAIKSIQNRTKNLNFNSFKTNETIIKAVLYDLIIIGEAATNISDETKQLSPKIPWQLMSDMRNLLAHEYLRVDVQIVWDTIDNNLTELIEPLENLLEARQLGYTKAIASYDKALEINPNDANTYYNKACTYSLQNNLELAIQNLQQAINLDEQYREMAKTDQDFDNIRDHEQFQNLVKLSKHDTKSGLENRVRD
- a CDS encoding nucleotidyltransferase family protein translates to MVTNYSNQAAIYQRLQVNPDQLNRFCQQHLIAELSVFGSILRDDFSPSSDVDLLITYLPSAPRGLLEKIYLKEQLETLFHRPVDLISKPSLEKSHNWIKRQSILDSAEVIYSA
- a CDS encoding DUF86 domain-containing protein, yielding MHDLAVLLDIYHAITLIFQYSHNVSYQELEANQEKQDAILRRITIIGEATKRLSPEFRQEHPSIPWKEIAGMRDIISHKYDEVDLAEVWTVIQINLPTLHNYIVTLLPEKNG
- a CDS encoding Uma2 family endonuclease, which produces MVAATYKWSIDKWHELVDSGVLEGQKVELLEGDIVEMSPEGIEHSFTNESIVIYLRNKLSGLAHVREGHPITLDNSEPEPDIAIVRLPLANYRTHHPYAEDIYWLIEVSQRTLKKDLEEKVMTYARNGISEYWVIDLKNKKLIIHTQPSQDKYLQIVEYQSGIVKPQAFANIEIAIDNLLLY
- a CDS encoding succinate dehydrogenase/fumarate reductase flavoprotein subunit produces the protein MLQHDVIIIGGGLAGCRAALEIKRLTPTVDVAVVAKTHPIRSHSVAAQGGIAASLKNVDPNDSWEAHAFDTVKGSDYLADQDAVALLTQEAPNEIIDLEHLGVLFSRLDDGRIAQRAFGGHTHNRTCYAADKTGHAILHELVNNLRRNGVTIYDEWYVMQLILEDGDAKGIVMYHIADGYLEIVQTKVVMFATGGYGRVFNTTSNDYASTGDGLAMSAIAGIPLEDMEFVQFHPTGLYPVGVLISEAVRGEGAYLINSQGRRFMEDYAPSRMELAPRDITSRAITREIRAGRGVYPDGRPGGPCVYLDLRHMGKDMILSRVPFCWEEANRLVGVDAIYEPMPVRPTAHYCMGGIPVNTEGRVRLSGTQLAEGFFAAGECACVSVHGANRLGSNSLLECVVYGRITGRNIAEYVQGRKFSDFDVQGYLNAAKSRIETLLSKKGTVRIGALRQEFQDCMSDHCGVFRTQEGMQEGLNKIEAFKQQYEEVYLDDQDTCWNTELIEAMELQSIMAVGEIILTSALNRRESRGAHSREDYTQRDDPNFLKHTLAYYSPAGIDVQYMPVVINMFEPKERKY